A single genomic interval of Saccharothrix saharensis harbors:
- a CDS encoding SgcJ/EcaC family oxidoreductase, which produces MDTAGVAEAIEVFISGWNDHDLVRHFSVFAEDADFVDVVGRRMRGRAEIFADQSARHAQRFAESSVRTLDLDIRMLREDVALAHYRWEMVGDRGPDGSGTGVRRGIFTFTLCRESGAWLVVAAHNTESIV; this is translated from the coding sequence TTGGATACCGCAGGAGTCGCGGAAGCGATCGAGGTCTTCATCTCCGGGTGGAACGACCACGATCTCGTCCGGCATTTCTCCGTGTTCGCCGAGGACGCGGACTTCGTCGATGTCGTGGGCCGGCGGATGCGCGGTCGGGCGGAGATCTTCGCCGACCAGTCGGCGCGGCACGCGCAGCGGTTCGCGGAAAGCTCGGTCCGCACGCTGGACCTGGACATCCGGATGCTGCGCGAGGACGTCGCACTGGCGCACTACCGGTGGGAGATGGTCGGTGACCGCGGGCCCGACGGAAGCGGTACCGGTGTGCGTCGCGGAATCTTCACGTTCACCCTCTGCCGCGAATCCGGCGCCTGGCTCGTGGTGGCCGCGCACAACACCGAATCGATCGTGTGA
- a CDS encoding extracellular catalytic domain type 1 short-chain-length polyhydroxyalkanoate depolymerase, translated as MKLKDALVGVVAAVTGLVGATLVAMSSPPAASAASLTQVTNFGANPTNLQMHLYVPDRVAAKPAILLAIHYCGGSGPGFHAQTQYASLADRYGFVVIYPTVTRSSKCWDVSSPAALRRGGGSDPVGLVAMVDYVKQRHNGDPSRVFATGTSSGAMMTNVLLGDYPDVFAAGASFAGVPFACFATTNGSEWNSQCSGGQLIKTAQQWGDLVRGAYPGYTGPRPRVQIWHGTNDDTLRYPNFGEQVKQWTNVHGLSQTPTFTDTPQSGYTRTRYGSGGGQAPVEAISMQGVTHNIPVDAAQVIRFFGLDGTTPTTTTTTTTTTTTTTTSTTTTTTTPPGGTGCRVAYSVSAWNTGLTAAITITNTSATPVNGWSLAFTLPGGQRITGGWNATYSPTSGAVTARNVSYNAAIAPDASVGIGFQADHTGGTGEPTAFTLNGTACTIA; from the coding sequence ATGAAGCTGAAGGACGCGTTGGTCGGGGTGGTCGCGGCGGTCACCGGTCTGGTGGGCGCGACCCTGGTGGCGATGTCGTCACCGCCGGCCGCCTCGGCGGCGAGCCTCACCCAGGTGACGAACTTCGGCGCCAACCCGACCAACCTCCAGATGCACCTGTACGTGCCGGACCGGGTGGCGGCGAAGCCTGCGATCCTGCTGGCGATCCACTACTGCGGCGGATCGGGGCCGGGGTTCCACGCGCAGACGCAGTACGCGTCGCTGGCCGACCGGTACGGCTTCGTCGTGATCTACCCGACCGTGACGCGCAGCAGCAAGTGCTGGGACGTGTCCTCGCCCGCGGCGTTGCGGCGGGGTGGCGGCAGCGACCCGGTGGGGCTGGTGGCGATGGTCGACTACGTGAAGCAGCGCCACAACGGCGACCCGTCCCGCGTCTTCGCCACCGGCACCTCGTCCGGCGCGATGATGACCAACGTCCTGCTCGGCGACTACCCCGACGTGTTCGCCGCGGGTGCGTCGTTCGCCGGCGTCCCGTTCGCCTGCTTCGCCACCACCAACGGCTCCGAGTGGAACAGCCAGTGCTCGGGCGGCCAGCTCATCAAGACCGCCCAGCAGTGGGGCGACCTCGTGCGCGGCGCCTACCCCGGCTACACCGGTCCCCGGCCCCGGGTGCAGATCTGGCACGGCACCAACGACGACACCCTGCGCTACCCCAACTTCGGCGAGCAGGTGAAGCAGTGGACCAACGTCCACGGCCTGAGCCAGACGCCCACGTTCACCGACACCCCGCAGTCCGGCTACACCCGCACCCGCTACGGCAGCGGCGGCGGCCAAGCCCCGGTCGAGGCCATCAGCATGCAGGGCGTCACGCACAACATCCCCGTCGACGCCGCCCAGGTGATCCGCTTCTTCGGTCTCGACGGCACCACGCCGACGACGACCACCACCACGACGACCACCACCACCACCACCACGACCAGCACGACCACGACCACGACGACGCCGCCCGGCGGAACCGGCTGCCGCGTCGCGTACTCGGTGAGTGCCTGGAACACCGGCCTCACCGCCGCGATCACCATCACCAACACCTCCGCCACGCCGGTCAACGGCTGGAGCCTCGCCTTCACGCTCCCCGGCGGGCAGCGGATCACCGGCGGCTGGAACGCCACCTACAGCCCGACCAGCGGTGCGGTGACCGCCCGCAACGTGTCGTACAACGCGGCCATCGCCCCCGACGCCTCGGTGGGCATCGGCTTCCAAGCCGACCACACCGGCGGCACCGGCGAGCCCACCGCCTTCACCCTCAACGGCACGGCCTGCACCATCGCCTGA
- a CDS encoding serine hydrolase domain-containing protein produces the protein MEPGRIRDDADPAEVLKLVGAIARATRDGPDRAARADRPLALLLAGLRRRWVAASGPCQRGGGPVSGRHVIVAPARDGRSRDDEEERDMAITAGSGVEDGWGKVADVFRANFDDPGEVGAACCVYVDGRPVVDLWDGLADRAANRPWTSDTVVQVASTTKGAAAICAHLLVHRGLLDLDDPVTRYWPEFGANGKDGIPVRWLLSHQAGLPVVDGPLTFEQACDWDPVIRALEAQPPLWEPGTRHVYHAVTYGYLVGEVVRRITGKSLGAFFAEEVAGPLGLSAWIGLPEEQEPRVAGFEDAAPFTVEELLAGMIATTGLDADTVTAWVQSMWTPDAVQMHAGSLGGALDPTTGYFRTREWRAAEFPAANMVSDARSLARMYAATVSEVDGVRLLDPATVEAMTAVQTDRTRMYGVPDGLDLPADRSFNMSLGFWRSCAPLPMVGPSSFGHPGSGGSIAFGDPDARVGFGYVTNLWNYRADDPRAAGLAAAVRSCLG, from the coding sequence GTGGAGCCCGGGAGGATCAGGGACGACGCGGACCCCGCGGAGGTGCTGAAGCTGGTGGGCGCGATCGCCCGGGCGACCCGGGACGGCCCGGACCGCGCCGCACGGGCCGACCGCCCGCTCGCGCTCCTGCTCGCCGGCCTGCGCCGGCGCTGGGTCGCGGCGTCAGGGCCGTGTCAGCGCGGTGGCGGCCCGGTGTCAGGACGGCACGTGATCGTGGCTCCGGCGCGGGACGGCCGGTCCCGCGACGACGAGGAGGAGCGCGACATGGCGATCACGGCGGGTTCGGGTGTCGAGGACGGCTGGGGGAAGGTCGCGGACGTGTTCCGGGCGAACTTCGACGACCCCGGCGAGGTGGGGGCGGCGTGCTGCGTCTACGTGGACGGCCGTCCCGTGGTGGACCTGTGGGACGGCCTGGCCGACCGCGCCGCGAACCGGCCGTGGACCTCGGACACGGTCGTCCAGGTCGCGTCCACGACGAAGGGCGCCGCCGCGATCTGCGCGCACCTGCTGGTCCACCGCGGTCTGCTGGACCTGGACGACCCGGTCACCCGGTACTGGCCGGAGTTCGGGGCCAACGGCAAGGACGGGATCCCGGTGCGCTGGCTGCTGTCGCACCAGGCGGGCCTGCCGGTCGTGGACGGGCCGCTGACGTTCGAGCAGGCGTGCGACTGGGACCCGGTCATCCGCGCGCTCGAAGCGCAGCCCCCGCTGTGGGAGCCGGGCACCCGGCACGTCTACCACGCCGTCACCTACGGGTACCTGGTCGGCGAGGTCGTGCGCCGGATCACCGGCAAGTCCCTGGGCGCGTTCTTCGCCGAGGAGGTGGCCGGTCCGCTCGGGCTCAGCGCCTGGATCGGCCTGCCGGAGGAGCAGGAGCCGCGGGTGGCCGGGTTCGAGGACGCCGCGCCGTTCACGGTGGAGGAGCTGCTGGCCGGGATGATCGCCACGACCGGTCTCGACGCGGACACCGTGACCGCGTGGGTCCAGTCGATGTGGACCCCGGACGCGGTCCAGATGCACGCGGGTTCGCTCGGCGGGGCCCTGGACCCCACGACCGGCTACTTCCGCACGCGGGAGTGGCGGGCGGCGGAGTTCCCGGCCGCGAACATGGTCTCGGACGCGCGGTCGCTGGCCCGGATGTACGCGGCCACGGTGAGCGAGGTCGACGGCGTGCGGCTGCTCGACCCGGCGACGGTCGAGGCGATGACCGCCGTGCAGACCGACCGGACGCGGATGTACGGGGTGCCGGACGGGCTCGACCTCCCGGCAGACCGCTCCTTCAACATGTCCCTGGGCTTCTGGCGGTCCTGCGCGCCGCTGCCGATGGTCGGCCCGTCGTCGTTCGGCCACCCGGGCTCGGGCGGGTCGATCGCGTTCGGCGACCCCGACGCCCGCGTCGGCTTCGGCTACGTCACCAACCTGTGGAACTACCGCGCGGACGACCCGCGGGCCGCCGGCCTGGCCGCGGCCGTCCGGTCGTGCCTGGGCTGA
- a CDS encoding MOSC domain-containing protein, which yields MPTVHALTSYPIKGCAGVVVDRAEVGPTGLVHDRLFAPVGPSGSTVWQGEAPRLAAVRVRVLHDGAKLALSAPGAGELVLDVIADGPGRPVDVEKWPGSGIDQGDEAAEWLSEAIGTPVRLVREPSRESRARAGLDLTALHVLSLSTLDHLNERIARRGAEPVPMDRFRPNVVITGWPEPHTEDRVGRMTVGGVGIGFGELAIRCAVTLVDQPTGVRVGPEPLRTLADYRRAPDGVSFGLKASVLTPGHIAVGDEVTVTEWR from the coding sequence ATGCCCACCGTCCACGCGCTGACGTCCTACCCGATCAAGGGCTGCGCCGGGGTCGTCGTGGACCGGGCCGAGGTCGGGCCGACCGGGTTGGTCCACGACCGGCTCTTCGCACCGGTCGGGCCGAGCGGGTCGACCGTCTGGCAGGGCGAGGCGCCCCGGCTGGCGGCCGTCCGGGTCCGGGTGCTGCACGACGGCGCGAAGCTCGCGTTGAGCGCACCGGGCGCGGGCGAGCTGGTGCTGGACGTGATCGCGGACGGGCCGGGCCGGCCGGTCGACGTGGAGAAGTGGCCGGGGTCGGGGATCGACCAGGGCGACGAGGCGGCCGAGTGGCTGTCCGAGGCGATCGGCACGCCGGTCCGCCTGGTGCGCGAGCCGTCCCGGGAGAGCCGGGCCCGCGCCGGGCTCGACCTCACCGCGCTGCACGTCCTGTCGCTGTCCACCTTGGACCACCTGAACGAGCGGATCGCCCGGCGCGGCGCGGAACCGGTGCCGATGGACCGGTTCCGGCCGAACGTGGTGATCACCGGCTGGCCCGAGCCGCACACCGAGGACCGGGTGGGCCGGATGACGGTAGGCGGCGTCGGGATCGGCTTCGGCGAGTTGGCCATCCGCTGCGCCGTCACGCTGGTCGACCAGCCGACCGGGGTGCGCGTCGGCCCCGAGCCGCTGCGCACGCTGGCCGACTACCGCCGCGCACCCGACGGCGTCAGCTTCGGCCTGAAGGCCTCCGTACTGACACCCGGCCACATCGCGGTGGGCGACGAGGTCACCGTCACCGAATGGCGTTGA
- a CDS encoding GNAT family N-acetyltransferase has translation MTTGSAPTDTTLTDLVRRWERGWSACRGWATPQEAGGGLHLLQHRPGRYREILALHDDPAVVRALADEAAADGKATWLTVPTTDPDNVERVLRDAGLHVKRTREWLMTRALADHPRRAVPDQYRTTAGGTGVVRVEVLHSSGEPAASGQAAITGEDAVLDRIETVPTHRRRGLGSVVVATLAAAAVTRGARHGILVASPDGQALYATLGWTAASAVVIATNQPDG, from the coding sequence ATGACGACCGGCTCCGCACCGACCGACACGACCCTCACCGACCTGGTCCGCCGCTGGGAGCGCGGCTGGAGCGCGTGCCGGGGCTGGGCCACGCCGCAGGAGGCGGGCGGCGGTCTGCACCTGCTGCAGCACCGCCCGGGGCGTTACCGTGAAATCCTCGCCCTGCACGACGATCCCGCGGTCGTGCGCGCCCTGGCAGACGAGGCCGCCGCCGACGGGAAGGCCACGTGGTTGACCGTTCCCACGACCGATCCCGACAACGTCGAGCGCGTCCTGCGGGACGCCGGCCTCCACGTCAAGCGCACCCGTGAGTGGCTGATGACCCGCGCCCTGGCCGACCACCCCCGACGTGCGGTTCCGGACCAGTACCGGACCACCGCCGGCGGGACCGGGGTGGTGCGCGTCGAGGTGCTGCACTCGTCCGGCGAACCGGCCGCGAGCGGTCAGGCCGCGATCACCGGCGAGGACGCCGTCCTCGACCGGATCGAGACCGTCCCGACGCACCGTCGCCGGGGCCTGGGCAGCGTGGTGGTGGCGACCCTCGCGGCGGCGGCCGTGACCCGCGGCGCGCGCCACGGCATCCTCGTCGCCAGCCCGGACGGGCAGGCGCTCTACGCCACCCTGGGCTGGACCGCCGCGTCGGCCGTCGTGATCGCCACCAACCAGCCGGACGGGTGA
- a CDS encoding lytic polysaccharide monooxygenase auxiliary activity family 9 protein translates to MRVPSRPGSLWRVSAVLGACLALLTTLLATFGAGTASAHGAVSDPPARQYACYHRWPNGPTQQMATEDPMCYKAWQSDSSAMYNWNGLFREGVAGNHEAAIPDGQLCSAGLAHNGRYAAFDEPGNWKTVDRPSRFTLNLHDQSSHGADYMRVYATRQGFDPKTQKLRWSDLELVGQTGRIATGSTTPVEVNAPGRTGHHVLYTVWQASHLDQSYYFCSDVNFTGGGQTTTTTTTTTTTTSTTTTTTDVPARGCSATLRTTSQWNGGFQAEVRVTAGSAPITGWAVTWTFANGERINSIWSAAATTTGTSVTARNVNYNGALGAGASTTFGFVASGALGTPSLTCTAS, encoded by the coding sequence GTGCGGGTCCCGTCCCGCCCCGGTTCCCTGTGGCGGGTGTCGGCGGTGCTCGGCGCCTGCCTGGCGCTGCTGACGACCCTGCTGGCGACCTTCGGCGCGGGCACGGCGTCCGCGCACGGCGCCGTCAGCGACCCGCCCGCGCGCCAGTACGCCTGCTACCACCGGTGGCCCAACGGCCCGACGCAGCAGATGGCCACCGAAGACCCCATGTGCTACAAGGCGTGGCAGTCCGACTCGTCGGCGATGTACAACTGGAACGGCCTGTTCCGCGAGGGCGTCGCCGGCAACCACGAAGCGGCCATCCCCGACGGTCAGCTGTGCAGCGCCGGTCTGGCGCACAACGGGCGTTACGCCGCGTTCGACGAGCCCGGCAACTGGAAGACCGTCGACCGCCCGAGCCGGTTCACCCTGAACCTGCACGACCAGTCGTCGCACGGCGCCGACTACATGCGCGTCTACGCCACGCGGCAGGGCTTCGACCCGAAGACCCAGAAGCTGCGCTGGAGCGACCTGGAGCTGGTCGGTCAGACCGGGCGGATCGCCACCGGCAGCACCACGCCGGTCGAGGTCAACGCGCCCGGCCGCACCGGCCACCACGTCCTCTACACGGTGTGGCAGGCCAGCCACCTCGACCAGTCCTACTACTTCTGCAGCGACGTCAACTTCACCGGTGGCGGTCAGACCACGACCACGACGACGACCACCACCACCACGACCAGCACCACCACCACGACCACGGACGTCCCGGCACGGGGTTGCTCCGCGACCCTGCGCACGACGTCCCAGTGGAACGGCGGCTTCCAGGCCGAGGTGCGCGTGACCGCCGGTTCCGCGCCCATCACCGGCTGGGCGGTGACCTGGACGTTCGCCAACGGCGAGCGGATCAACTCGATCTGGAGCGCCGCCGCGACGACGACCGGCACCTCCGTGACCGCGCGCAACGTCAACTACAACGGCGCGCTCGGCGCCGGGGCGAGCACCACGTTCGGCTTCGTCGCCTCCGGCGCGCTCGGCACCCCGTCCCTCACCTGCACCGCGTCCTGA
- the mrf gene encoding ribosome hibernation factor-recruiting GTPase MRF yields MGTEVLLVSGLARHDVAEEVWRATPGSVLVRHDLRDLAQGVVRRWVDGELTVLELAHGCVSCTLRLDLLPLLERLGGRVVVHLDPALEPEAVCFALREVDVRVHAVIAVVDRATWLADATGDDTLAERGLGAVDGDERTVAQVVVGQAEFADAIVLTGGGGDPVLGAVLDRLSPLAPRRDRDRLDVPELLAAIPEGARRGRFDDGFGPLLHGQPPLRPAHGVAVVHFTGRRPFHPVRLHKAVDVLLDGVVRTRGRVWLAGQPDVALWLESAGGGLNVGNLGPWLAAVDDWSEYPAERRAIASAVWDPHYGDRSQELVVITASAVPDEITSALREALVTDEELALADELEFVDPFTGWHDEVEDR; encoded by the coding sequence ATGGGAACCGAGGTCCTACTGGTGTCCGGCCTGGCGCGGCACGACGTGGCCGAAGAGGTCTGGCGCGCGACGCCGGGATCGGTGCTCGTCCGGCACGACCTGCGCGACCTGGCGCAGGGCGTGGTGCGCCGCTGGGTGGACGGCGAACTGACCGTCCTCGAACTGGCGCACGGCTGCGTCTCGTGCACCCTGCGCCTGGACCTGCTGCCGCTGCTGGAGCGCCTCGGCGGCCGGGTGGTCGTGCACCTGGACCCGGCGCTGGAGCCCGAAGCGGTCTGCTTCGCCCTGCGCGAGGTCGACGTGCGGGTGCACGCCGTGATCGCCGTGGTCGACCGCGCCACCTGGCTCGCCGACGCGACGGGCGACGACACGCTGGCCGAGCGCGGCCTCGGCGCGGTCGACGGCGACGAGCGGACCGTGGCCCAGGTGGTCGTGGGGCAGGCGGAGTTCGCCGACGCGATCGTGCTGACCGGTGGCGGCGGCGACCCGGTCCTGGGCGCCGTGCTGGACCGGCTGTCACCCCTCGCGCCGCGCCGGGACCGCGACCGGCTGGACGTGCCGGAACTGCTGGCCGCCATCCCCGAGGGCGCGCGGCGCGGTCGGTTCGACGACGGGTTCGGCCCCCTGCTGCACGGGCAACCGCCGCTGCGGCCGGCCCACGGCGTGGCCGTCGTCCACTTCACCGGGCGCCGCCCGTTCCACCCCGTGCGGCTGCACAAGGCCGTCGACGTCCTGCTCGACGGCGTCGTGCGCACCCGCGGGCGCGTGTGGCTGGCCGGTCAGCCGGACGTCGCGCTGTGGCTGGAGTCCGCGGGCGGCGGGCTGAACGTCGGCAACCTCGGGCCGTGGCTCGCGGCCGTGGACGACTGGTCGGAGTACCCCGCCGAGCGCCGGGCGATCGCGTCGGCGGTGTGGGACCCCCACTACGGTGACCGGTCGCAGGAACTGGTGGTCATCACCGCCTCCGCCGTGCCGGACGAGATCACGTCGGCGCTGCGCGAGGCGCTGGTGACCGACGAGGAGCTGGCGCTGGCCGACGAGCTGGAGTTCGTCGACCCGTTCACCGGGTGGCACGACGAGGTGGAAGACCGCTGA
- the rpmB gene encoding 50S ribosomal protein L28: protein MSSRHCQVTGRKPGYGKQVSHSHRRTSRRWLPNTQRRRFWLPSENRHVVLTLSTKGIKTVDKRGIEAVVAELRRQGVKV, encoded by the coding sequence GTGTCGTCACGGCACTGCCAAGTCACCGGGCGCAAGCCCGGCTACGGCAAACAGGTCTCGCACTCCCACCGGCGCACCTCGCGCCGGTGGCTGCCCAACACGCAGCGGCGGCGGTTCTGGCTGCCCTCCGAGAACCGGCACGTCGTGCTGACGCTGTCGACCAAGGGCATCAAGACCGTGGACAAGCGCGGCATCGAGGCCGTGGTGGCCGAGCTGCGCCGCCAGGGGGTGAAGGTCTGA
- the rpmG gene encoding 50S ribosomal protein L33 → MAKSTDVRPIIKLRSTAGTGYTYVTRKNRRNDPDRLVLRKFDPVVRRHVDFKEER, encoded by the coding sequence ATGGCCAAGAGCACCGACGTGCGGCCGATCATCAAGCTCCGCTCCACGGCGGGCACCGGCTACACCTACGTGACGCGCAAGAACCGCCGCAACGACCCCGACCGGCTGGTGCTGCGGAAGTTCGACCCGGTGGTGCGCCGGCACGTCGACTTCAAGGAGGAGCGCTGA
- the rpsN gene encoding 30S ribosomal protein S14, which yields MAKKSKIAKDRQRRETVARHAERRAELKEIIRTDPERRAEAQRALGRLPRDASPTRLRNRDTVDGRPRAVFRAFGLSRIRLREMAHRGELPGVTKSSW from the coding sequence ATGGCGAAGAAGTCCAAGATCGCCAAGGACCGGCAGCGGCGCGAGACCGTCGCCCGGCACGCCGAGCGGCGCGCGGAGCTGAAGGAGATCATCCGCACCGACCCCGAGCGGCGTGCCGAGGCCCAGCGCGCGCTGGGGAGGCTGCCGCGCGACGCGTCGCCCACCCGCCTGCGCAACCGCGACACCGTGGACGGCCGCCCCCGTGCGGTGTTCCGCGCGTTCGGGCTGTCCCGGATCAGGCTGCGCGAGATGGCCCACCGGGGCGAGCTGCCCGGCGTGACCAAGTCGAGCTGGTAG
- the rpsR gene encoding 30S ribosomal protein S18 gives MPRPERPAKRRVNVLHKEGVTTVDWKDVALLRKFISDRGKIRSRRVTGLTPQQQHQVATAIKNAREMALLPYPTKGR, from the coding sequence GTGCCCCGCCCCGAGCGCCCGGCCAAGCGCCGCGTGAACGTCCTGCACAAGGAGGGCGTGACCACAGTGGACTGGAAGGACGTGGCGCTGCTGCGCAAGTTCATCTCCGACCGCGGCAAGATCCGGTCCCGCCGGGTCACCGGTCTGACGCCGCAGCAGCAGCACCAGGTCGCCACCGCGATCAAGAACGCCCGCGAGATGGCGTTGCTCCCCTACCCCACCAAGGGTCGCTGA
- a CDS encoding beta-xylosidase, protein MSPGRRLLALLAASALVGTVTACSDPVASGAMPTSSAPKSTSSTPAPRPTPKKLTLAVDKPRESAGVVIQGAGDAPYNYAPAVLQEGGRVRAWWCSQMSIAQPGGDDILHSEGPSVDGPFSTAAPVFSGSSTGFDAMHVCDPSVVRVGGRYYMYYTGASRDNHANGSSIGVASSSDGITWTRGNNGQPIVVPANDVLRENTYGAGQQSVVHVDGWFYLMFTDTTGRASHPNGAGQYVLRSRDPMFGKGVEALGEKGMAPVSATNQPRTRSVVEAFSSDWMWIDAASAFAIAHSTDHGTTITFWNADFTRQPFDPVLIPGVWREGPGLLRTAEGHAPIDPTDPCGRVSLDVLRSTVIGGANAPTDIRHFGLDAVGLAGCATKAEASALDRFAVPSPENTVDLVVGDEVLRFERRSVAKELARGVLARRPAVVDSLPVAARVPAGAEAVRSPDGVLGLLLDGKLWVVGSVDVAALNSSPITTVSAEQWSRYERGRELVAP, encoded by the coding sequence GTGTCCCCGGGTCGACGGCTTCTCGCGCTGCTTGCTGCCTCCGCACTCGTCGGCACGGTCACCGCGTGCAGCGACCCGGTCGCCAGCGGTGCGATGCCCACCTCGTCCGCGCCGAAGAGCACGTCGTCCACGCCGGCCCCGCGGCCAACGCCGAAGAAGCTCACACTCGCCGTCGACAAGCCGCGCGAGAGCGCCGGCGTCGTGATCCAGGGCGCGGGGGACGCGCCGTACAACTACGCGCCCGCCGTGCTGCAAGAGGGTGGCCGGGTGCGGGCGTGGTGGTGCAGCCAGATGAGCATCGCGCAGCCCGGCGGCGACGACATCCTCCACAGCGAGGGACCGTCGGTGGACGGCCCCTTCAGCACGGCCGCGCCCGTCTTCTCCGGCAGCTCCACCGGGTTCGACGCGATGCACGTGTGCGACCCGTCGGTGGTCCGCGTCGGCGGCCGCTACTACATGTATTACACCGGCGCGTCCCGCGACAACCACGCCAACGGCAGCTCCATCGGCGTCGCCAGCAGCTCCGACGGCATCACCTGGACCCGCGGGAACAACGGCCAACCGATCGTCGTGCCCGCCAACGACGTCCTCCGCGAGAACACCTACGGCGCGGGCCAGCAGTCCGTCGTGCACGTCGACGGCTGGTTCTACCTGATGTTCACCGACACCACGGGCCGCGCGTCGCACCCGAACGGCGCCGGCCAGTACGTGCTGCGCTCCCGCGACCCCATGTTCGGCAAGGGCGTCGAGGCGTTGGGGGAGAAGGGCATGGCGCCGGTGTCCGCGACGAACCAACCGCGCACCCGGTCGGTGGTGGAGGCGTTCAGCTCGGACTGGATGTGGATCGACGCCGCGTCGGCTTTCGCGATCGCCCACTCGACCGACCACGGGACCACGATCACGTTCTGGAACGCCGACTTCACCCGCCAGCCGTTCGACCCGGTGCTGATCCCGGGCGTGTGGCGCGAGGGCCCCGGTCTGCTGCGCACCGCCGAGGGGCACGCGCCGATCGACCCGACCGACCCGTGCGGCCGGGTGTCGCTGGACGTGCTGCGCTCCACGGTGATCGGCGGGGCGAACGCGCCGACGGACATCCGGCACTTCGGCCTCGACGCGGTCGGCCTGGCCGGCTGCGCCACGAAGGCAGAGGCGAGCGCGCTCGACCGCTTCGCCGTGCCGTCACCGGAGAACACCGTCGACCTGGTGGTGGGCGACGAGGTGCTGCGCTTCGAACGCCGGTCGGTGGCCAAGGAACTCGCCCGCGGCGTGCTGGCGCGACGGCCCGCCGTGGTCGACTCGCTGCCGGTCGCGGCGCGCGTGCCCGCGGGCGCGGAGGCGGTGCGGTCACCGGACGGCGTGCTCGGGCTGCTGCTGGACGGGAAGCTGTGGGTCGTCGGTTCGGTCGACGTGGCGGCGCTGAACTCGTCCCCGATCACGACCGTGTCCGCCGAGCAGTGGTCGCGCTACGAGCGCGGCCGGGAACTCGTCGCACCCTGA
- a CDS encoding TerC/Alx family metal homeostasis membrane protein produces the protein MPVHVAASASPAEPIGSTGLWLTSIAVLVALLVADFVVTRRPHEVSLREAAGWSVFYLALPVAFGFWLWQAFDADRALEFMTGFVVEKSLSVDNLFVFMLLLAAFAVPNEVQQRVLLYGIVGALVLRGVFIAAGAAMLSAGTWAFLVFGLVLFASAVKILREAMAGHAGERDINGMRSVRLLRRLMPVTDDYRGARLTVRENGRRALTPLAVVVVAVFATDVVFAVDSVPAVYGITDDPYLVFATNAFALLGLRALYFVLHTALAKLVHLNHGLAIILAFIGAKLVLHWAHGIWPAVPEIPTPLSLAVIILVLATVTVTSLRSSRRVEQPTAPPD, from the coding sequence ATGCCTGTGCACGTCGCCGCTTCGGCGAGCCCGGCCGAGCCCATCGGGTCGACGGGTCTGTGGTTGACCAGCATCGCCGTCCTGGTGGCGCTGCTGGTGGCCGACTTCGTGGTCACCCGCCGCCCGCACGAGGTGTCGCTGCGCGAAGCCGCCGGGTGGTCGGTGTTCTACCTCGCGTTGCCGGTGGCGTTCGGGTTCTGGCTGTGGCAGGCGTTCGACGCGGACCGGGCGCTGGAGTTCATGACCGGCTTCGTGGTCGAGAAGTCGCTGTCGGTGGACAACCTGTTCGTCTTCATGCTGCTGCTCGCCGCCTTCGCCGTGCCCAACGAGGTGCAGCAGCGGGTGCTGCTCTACGGCATCGTCGGCGCGCTGGTGCTGCGCGGCGTCTTCATCGCGGCCGGCGCGGCGATGCTGTCGGCCGGCACGTGGGCGTTCCTGGTGTTCGGGCTGGTGCTGTTCGCGTCGGCGGTGAAGATCCTGCGCGAGGCGATGGCCGGGCACGCCGGGGAGCGTGACATCAACGGGATGCGGTCGGTCCGGCTGCTGCGCCGGCTGATGCCGGTCACCGACGACTACCGGGGCGCCCGCCTGACCGTCCGCGAGAACGGCCGACGCGCGCTCACGCCGCTGGCCGTCGTGGTGGTGGCGGTGTTCGCCACCGACGTGGTCTTCGCCGTCGACTCCGTGCCCGCCGTCTACGGCATCACCGACGACCCCTACCTGGTGTTCGCCACCAACGCGTTCGCCCTGCTCGGCCTGCGCGCCCTGTACTTCGTGCTGCACACCGCGCTGGCGAAGCTCGTCCACCTCAACCACGGCCTGGCGATCATCCTCGCGTTCATCGGCGCGAAGCTGGTGTTGCACTGGGCGCACGGGATCTGGCCGGCCGTGCCCGAGATCCCCACGCCGCTCTCCCTCGCGGTGATCATCCTGGTGCTCGCCACCGTCACCGTGACGAGCCTGCGCTCCAGCCGCCGCGTCGAGCAACCGACCGCCCCACCGGACTGA